The Actinomycetota bacterium sequence GGCCGGCAACGCCGGCCCCTCCCCCCTCAAGGGGGGAGGCATGACCGTTCGGACCGAGACGCGAGACGAGATCCTCGTCGTCACCATCGACCGTCCCGAGGTCCGCAACGCCGTCGACCGGCCCACCGCGGATGCGCTCGAGACCGCCTTCCGGGACTTCGACGTCGACGACGCGCTCGCCGTGGCCGTCCTCACCGGTTCGAGTGGGACGTTCTGCGCAGGGGCCGACCTGCAGGCCCTGGCGACCGGCGATCCCGACCGCGTCAACCGCCTGGAGGAGGGCGATCGAGGGCCGATGGGCCCATCCCGCCTGCGGCTGTCCAAGCCCGTCATCGCGGCGATCGAAGGCCACGCCGTCGCGGGAGGTCTCGAGCTTGCCGTCTGGTGTGACCTGCGCGTCGCTGCCGATGACGCCATCCTCGGCGTGTACTGCCGGCGCTGGGGCGTTCCCCTCATCGACGGCGGCACGGTCCGACTGCCGCGGCTGATCGGTACGTCGCACGCCTTGGACCTGATCCTGACCGGGCGGGGCGTCAGCGGCGACGAGGCGTTGCGGATGGGGCTCGTCAACCGGCTCGTCCCCCGGGGGCAGGCACTCGAGGCAGCGGTGCGGCTCGCGCGGGAACTCGCGGCGTTCCCCCAGGCGTGCCTCCGGGCCGATCGTTCGACCGCCCTGCGCAGCATCGACCTCGACCTCCCAGCCGCACTGCAGCTCGAGCACCGGACCGGTGTCGCCAGCATGGCCGACGGGGCGATGCTCGCGGGGGTCGCGCGCTTCAGCGAGGGCGCGGGGCGCCACGGTTCGTTCGAGACCTGAGCGCGGTTCGCTACCGTACCTTCCGTTCTCGCATGACCGGAGCGCTCACGTGGCCCGCACCGCCCTCGCCCTCCACCGGCTCAGCCAGCTCCTCCAGCACGAGCTCGGTCGCACCGGTGACCTCGACGTCACCCCGGCCGAGGTGCTGGTCCTGGCCATCCTCAGGGACCGCGGCCCCACCTCGGTCGGCGAACTCGTCGATCTGCTCGGCCACCGGCCATCGACGCTCACCACGATCCTCGACCGGCTCAGTGATCGCCGCCTGGTCGTGCGTCAGGTCCGCCCCGACGACCGGCGCAGCTTCCTCGTGCTGCTCACCGAACGGGGACAGGACGAGGCCCTGAGGTCGGAACGAGCGCTCGCCGAGGCCGAGGCGGCGATGCTCGACAGCCTCGATCGGGACACCGCATCGGCGCTCCGATCGGCCCTGGGGACCTGACGACACGGATCTGGCAGGTCCGCTGCACTAGCCTCGGAACCGGAGGGGCTCCATCACCACCAGCGACCGATACGGGAGACCGACGTGCGCGCGACCCGCGAGAACCTGACCCGTGGCGAGGCGCGCACCCGTAGCGAGACCATCACCGACGTCCGCTACGACGTGCACCTGCGGCTGCAGGCCGATGATGGCTTCACGAGCCGCACGACCATCATGTTCGCCGCCGCAGGTACCCCGACCGAGTCGTTCATCGATCTCACCGCGCTCGAGCTCGTCTCGGCCGAACTCAACGGGACGCCTCTCGACGCGGACAGCTTCACGGGGACGCGTGTGGCTCTGTCCGCCCTCCGAGCCCGGAACCGACTCGAGATCGAGGCCCGCCACGAGTACTCCAACGAGGGCATGGGACTGCACCGGTTCGTCGATCCCGTCGACGAACGCATCTACCTGCACAGCCAGCATGAGCCGTTCGACGCCCACCGTACGTTCGCGTGCTTCGACCAGCCCGACATCAAGGGACGCTTCCGCATCACGGTGACGGCCCCCGCAGGTTGGACGGTCATCTCGAACACGCCCGTGGAGCACCACGAGGACGGCGAGGACGGAGCCACCTGGGTCTTCGCCGAGACCGATGTGATATCCAGCTACCTGACCGCGGTCGTCGCGGGCGACTACCACGCCGTCCACGACCGCCACGGCGACACCGAGCTCGCGCTCTACTGCCGCCGCTCACTGGCGAGCTTCCTCGATCCGGACGAGGTCTTCGAGGTCACGAAAGCCGGCCTCGACTTCTTCGCCGAGACGTTCGGTCGGCCCTACGCCTTCGGCAAGTACGACCAGCTCTTCGTGCCCGAGTTCGGCTCGGGGGCCATGGAGAACCCGGGCTGCATCACCTTCAACGAAATGCACATCTTCCGCTCGAAGGTCACCGACGCCTCACGCGAGAACCGCGCCGACACGATCCTGCACGAGATGGCCCACATGTGGTTCGGCGACCTCGTCACCATGCGGTGGTGGGCGGACCTGTGGCTCAACGAGAGCTTCGCCTCCTTCATGGCCACGTACGCGCAGACCAGCGTCACCCGATGGACCGACGCCTGGGTGACCTTCGGGGATCGGTGGAAGGCGTGGGCGAAGCACGAGGATCAGCTCCCGACCACGCACCCGATCGAGCCCGACGTCCCCGATGTGGAGTCCGTCCACCAGAACTTCGACGGCATCACCTACGCGAAGGGCGCGTCCGTACTGCGTCAGCTCGTCGCGTGGGTCGGCGAGGAAGCCTTCCTCGCTGGCTGCCGCAGCTACTTCGACACCTACGCCTACGGGAACGCGACGCTGAGGGACTTCCTCACCGAACTCGAGGCCGCCTCGGGGCGCGACCTCGATGGCTGGGCGGATCAGTGGCTGCGCCGCGCAGGACTCAACACGCTCGCGGTCGAGCTCGACACCGATGGTGACCGCATCGTCGGCCTCGCCATCGTCCAGTCCGCCCCCGACGAGCACCCCACGCTGCGCGATCACCGCATCAGGGTCGGCCTCTACGACGTCGTCGACGGCCGTCTGGTCCTGCGCGACCGGTTCGAGCTCGACGTGCGGGGCGAGCGCACCGAGGTCCCCGAGGCGGCAGGCGCACCGGTCCCGGCACTGGTGCTTCCCAACGACGGCGACCTCACGTACGCCAAGCTGCGGCTCCACGGCGCCTCGCTCGAGTCCGCGACCGAGCACCTGCACACCCTTAGCGATCCGCTCGCGCGCACCCTCCTGTGGGGAGCGGCGTGGGACATGGTGCGCGATGGCGAGCTCTCGGCGGGAGACTACGCCGACCTCGTCCACCGCAACATCCACGGCGAGGACAAGGTCAGCGTCCTGGCGACGCTGCTGCGCCGAACCCTCACGGCGGTCAAGCTCTACGGCGATCCCGAGCACCGTCCCGGACGGCTCGAGGTCATGACCCGGCACGCCCGACAGGCCCTTGAGGACGCCGAACCGGGCGGCGACGAGCAGCTCGTGTGGGCACGACACTGGGCCGAGACCGCTCGAGGCGAGGCAACGGGGGACGTTCGCCGGCTGCTCCGCGGGGAGCTCCCGTTCGACGGCCTCGTGCTCGATCCCGAACTGCGGTGGCATCTCGTCAAGGCGCTGGCCACCGCCGGGGCGGCCGACGAGGCGTTGGTCGAGGCTGAGCGCGACCGCGACCCGACCGATATCGGCGAGCGTCACGCCGCAGCGGCGCTGGCGAGCCGCCCCGACGCGGCGGCGAAGGACGCCGCGTGGAAGCGGCTCGTCGAGGACGAGGAACTCTCGCATGCCCTCGCGTTCTCGATCGCCCGTGCGCTGCCGCAGCTGGATCAGGAGGACGTGCTCCAGCCGTACGTCGGGTTCTACTTCGACGCGCTCGACCCCGTCTGGAAGCGTCGCAACCTCGATTGGGCCATCCAGTTCTCGAGCACCACGTTCCCGCACTGGGCGGCCGGCGAACCGCTCCTCGAGCGCGTGGACCAGCGGCTCGCGGAGGACGAGCTGCCCCGACCTCTGCGGCGCGTGCTCCTCGAGGAACGCGATACCGTGCTGCGCGTGATGCGAGCCCGCGCCCGCGACCGCTGACCGCAGGAGCCGTCCGTGTGGCGCGTCCAACCGAGCGGCCGAGACCGCGCTCTCGGCCGCCGGTGACCGCGACGCCCCTATCGACGACGCGGATGCGGCGTCGCTCGTACATGGAACGCACTAGTCAGTCCGTGTCATCTTGCATCCAGCACCCGTCCAGCCCTTCCCTTCCCGGCCGCGGTCCGTCAGGATGGGTATCCGAACCGTGACGTGGAGCGACCGATGCTGTCCGATGTGCGCGAAGATGCCCGTCCACACGAGGCGCTGATCCTCGAACACCTCGACCTCGTCCAGCACGTCGTGAACCAGGTCGCGGCTCGCTACCCCCGCCACGTCGACCGTGACGAGCTGTGGAACGCCGGAGCGCTGGGCCTCGTGGACGCCGCGCGCCGCTTCGATCCCGACGCCGGGACCCCGTTCCCCCGCTACGCCGCGATCCGGGTGCGGGGCGCCATCATCGACTCGACCCGGTCGCGGGATTGGGCGCCGCGCACGGTCAGGCGGCGGATCCGTCACGCCAACAGCGCGGCCGAGGACTTCGCGGTCGAGCACGGCCGCCACCCCGAACCTGACGAGCTGGCCGCGGCCATGGGGGTCAGCACCGAGCGGCTGGACCGCATCCGCCGTAACGCGGTGAACGCATCGCTGCTGCATCTCGACCGACCGGTCCGCGCCGAGGAGGGCGAGGAGGCCACGCTCGCCGATCTGCTTCCGGAGCCATCGGAGGACGTGCTTCCCGAACCGCACCTCGAGCAGCGCGAGCTGATCGGCACGGTACGGACCGCGATCAGCTGCCTGCCCGACGTGCAGCGCGAGGTGATCGAGCGCTACTTCTTCGCGGGTGACTACCTGCGCGACATCGCCGACGACCTGGGCGTGACCGAGGCTCGCGTCAGCCAGATCCGCTCCGAGGCGCTCAACGCCATCCGGGCGTACTTCCAGGGTGAGTTCGAGGGCGTCGAACCGGTGGATACCGTTGCGCCTGGCCGTCGCTCGCGCGCCGCGTTCGTCGCGGCGGTCGCGGCACGGTCCACGTGGCGGACACGGCTGGAGGCATCCGACCGCGACGACGAGTGGGCCGAGACGGCCTAGTGCGAGCGACGCCGCATCCGCGTCGTCGATGGAGCGCTGGCACGCGGCCCGCGGGCGACTGCGCGGAGTCGCCCGCTCGCACCCAAGGGACCCCCGACGCCCGCGGTCTGCTACGCGCCCTCGGTCTTCGTCTCGAGGTCGAGCGCAGCCGAGTTGATGCAGTAGCGCAGCCCGGTGGGCTCAGGCCCGTCCGGGAACACATGTCCGAGGTGCGCGTCGCAGTTGGCGCACCGGACCTCCGTACGGACCATCCCGTGGCTGTGATCGGCCAGCGTACGGACCGACGCGTCCGTCTCCGGCTCCCAGAAGCTGGGCCAGCCGCTCCCCGAGTCGTACTTCACCCCGGACGAGAAGAGCGGCGCCTTGCACACGATGCAGCGGTAGGTCCCTTCGTCCTTGGCGTCCCAGTACGCACCACTGAAGGCCCGTTCGGTGCCGCCCTCCTGGGTGACGTGGTACTCCTCAGAGGTGAGGCGCTCGCGTAGGTCGTCGCTCATGTGACGGCTCCCTTCTCGCACCCGCCGGGTATCCAGCCTGGAGGGCAAGGTACGTGGCAGCGGCGCGGCCCGCTCGCGTCGGGGCGTCCGACCTGGTATGCCTCGCGGTACCAGAGGAAGGAGGTGGTCCGTTTTGAAACCGAGTGATAGTTACGGGACCCTGGAGGTGCGGGGCCGCTAGGCCCGGCACGCTGGACCACCTGGCGAGTACGAGCCTCGCACCCGCGGAACTTCCGGTCGGGACGTCGTCCCACCCGGCACCAACGGGATCCGTGGTCTCCAGCGCTACGAACACGGAGGGCGCGCCACGTGGCGCGCCCTCCGTCCGTTCGGCGCCCTACCCCAGACCCTGGAGCCACGTGGCCAACGCCGCACCGATCTCGTCGGGGCTGTCCTCCTGGAGGAAGTGGATCCCGGCGACCGTCACCTCGGTCTGGTTCGGCCACGTGCGGCAGTACTCGCGCTGCGCCCCGCTCAGGATGCTTCCCGGATCGGCGTTGACGAACAGCTTGGGCACGTCGTCGCTCTCGGCGAGCCAACCGCTGTAGGCGGCGACGATGTCGTGGACGTCCGCGGGCTCCCCGTCGATGGGGATCTCACGCGGCCAGGTCAACGTCGGTCGGCGGCTCTCGCCGCCTCCGGCGTACGGGCGCCGGTAGACCTCCATCTCGTCGTCGGTGAGATCGCGCAGGACCGACGCCGGGAGGATGCGTTCGACGAAGACGTTCCGGTCGAGCACGATCTCCTCGCCGGCCCCGGACCGCATCGCCTGGAAGATGCCGCGGGCGGCCTCCGGCCAGTCGTCCCAGGAGAGCGGCTGCACGATCGCCTCCATGTAGGTGATCCCTCGCACCCGGTGGGCGTGACGCCGCGCCCAGTCGAAACCGAGCCCGGAGCCCCAATCGTGGACGACCAGGGTGATCGGGTCGGCGGGCACCACCGCGTCGAACCAGGCGTCGAGGTAGCGACGGTGCTCGACGAAGCGGTAACGGTCAGGCCCACTGTCGGGGAGTGCGTCGGACTCCCCCATGCCGATCAGGTCGGGCGCGAGGCAGCGACCGAGGTGCTCAACGTGCGGGATGACGTTGCGCCACAGGTACGACGAAGTCGGGTTGCCGTGGAGGAACACGATCGGCGCGCCGTCGCCGACGTCCACGTACGCCATCGCGACGCCGCCGATGTCGATGCGTTCCCGCGGGTGAGGGTCGTCCGAGCGGAGCGGCACCGACTCAGGCGGACGAGGGCTGCCGGCCGA is a genomic window containing:
- a CDS encoding crotonase/enoyl-CoA hydratase family protein; translated protein: MTVRTETRDEILVVTIDRPEVRNAVDRPTADALETAFRDFDVDDALAVAVLTGSSGTFCAGADLQALATGDPDRVNRLEEGDRGPMGPSRLRLSKPVIAAIEGHAVAGGLELAVWCDLRVAADDAILGVYCRRWGVPLIDGGTVRLPRLIGTSHALDLILTGRGVSGDEALRMGLVNRLVPRGQALEAAVRLARELAAFPQACLRADRSTALRSIDLDLPAALQLEHRTGVASMADGAMLAGVARFSEGAGRHGSFET
- a CDS encoding MarR family transcriptional regulator, coding for MARTALALHRLSQLLQHELGRTGDLDVTPAEVLVLAILRDRGPTSVGELVDLLGHRPSTLTTILDRLSDRRLVVRQVRPDDRRSFLVLLTERGQDEALRSERALAEAEAAMLDSLDRDTASALRSALGT
- the pepN gene encoding aminopeptidase N: MRATRENLTRGEARTRSETITDVRYDVHLRLQADDGFTSRTTIMFAAAGTPTESFIDLTALELVSAELNGTPLDADSFTGTRVALSALRARNRLEIEARHEYSNEGMGLHRFVDPVDERIYLHSQHEPFDAHRTFACFDQPDIKGRFRITVTAPAGWTVISNTPVEHHEDGEDGATWVFAETDVISSYLTAVVAGDYHAVHDRHGDTELALYCRRSLASFLDPDEVFEVTKAGLDFFAETFGRPYAFGKYDQLFVPEFGSGAMENPGCITFNEMHIFRSKVTDASRENRADTILHEMAHMWFGDLVTMRWWADLWLNESFASFMATYAQTSVTRWTDAWVTFGDRWKAWAKHEDQLPTTHPIEPDVPDVESVHQNFDGITYAKGASVLRQLVAWVGEEAFLAGCRSYFDTYAYGNATLRDFLTELEAASGRDLDGWADQWLRRAGLNTLAVELDTDGDRIVGLAIVQSAPDEHPTLRDHRIRVGLYDVVDGRLVLRDRFELDVRGERTEVPEAAGAPVPALVLPNDGDLTYAKLRLHGASLESATEHLHTLSDPLARTLLWGAAWDMVRDGELSAGDYADLVHRNIHGEDKVSVLATLLRRTLTAVKLYGDPEHRPGRLEVMTRHARQALEDAEPGGDEQLVWARHWAETARGEATGDVRRLLRGELPFDGLVLDPELRWHLVKALATAGAADEALVEAERDRDPTDIGERHAAAALASRPDAAAKDAAWKRLVEDEELSHALAFSIARALPQLDQEDVLQPYVGFYFDALDPVWKRRNLDWAIQFSSTTFPHWAAGEPLLERVDQRLAEDELPRPLRRVLLEERDTVLRVMRARARDR
- a CDS encoding sigma-70 family RNA polymerase sigma factor, translating into MLSDVREDARPHEALILEHLDLVQHVVNQVAARYPRHVDRDELWNAGALGLVDAARRFDPDAGTPFPRYAAIRVRGAIIDSTRSRDWAPRTVRRRIRHANSAAEDFAVEHGRHPEPDELAAAMGVSTERLDRIRRNAVNASLLHLDRPVRAEEGEEATLADLLPEPSEDVLPEPHLEQRELIGTVRTAISCLPDVQREVIERYFFAGDYLRDIADDLGVTEARVSQIRSEALNAIRAYFQGEFEGVEPVDTVAPGRRSRAAFVAAVAARSTWRTRLEASDRDDEWAETA
- the msrB gene encoding peptide-methionine (R)-S-oxide reductase MsrB, which produces MSDDLRERLTSEEYHVTQEGGTERAFSGAYWDAKDEGTYRCIVCKAPLFSSGVKYDSGSGWPSFWEPETDASVRTLADHSHGMVRTEVRCANCDAHLGHVFPDGPEPTGLRYCINSAALDLETKTEGA
- a CDS encoding haloalkane dehalogenase, with amino-acid sequence MAYVDVGDGAPIVFLHGNPTSSYLWRNVIPHVEHLGRCLAPDLIGMGESDALPDSGPDRYRFVEHRRYLDAWFDAVVPADPITLVVHDWGSGLGFDWARRHAHRVRGITYMEAIVQPLSWDDWPEAARGIFQAMRSGAGEEIVLDRNVFVERILPASVLRDLTDDEMEVYRRPYAGGGESRRPTLTWPREIPIDGEPADVHDIVAAYSGWLAESDDVPKLFVNADPGSILSGAQREYCRTWPNQTEVTVAGIHFLQEDSPDEIGAALATWLQGLG